tttgtgttaaTCCAAAAATCCCCCAACCTTGCTTCACAAAGCTGAGTTTGAAACTGTTGTCCCTACCGAACCCTCTAATCCTAGGGAAGCAGGAAACAATGGCCTTTGGCCATGTAGGTGACCACGAGGGAACTCAAACCCTTGAACTTGTGGAAACCAATCACAGGCCCAAATCACTCAAGTATCTTTCAAAGACAAAGGATGTGTCCACTAAAGAAACATTTCTTCCACCTGTAGCAACCGGATCACAAAAATTGAATACAAAAAAGGACCTCACAACTATATGTTTCCTATAGAGGAATTCCAAGGTTTGGCCAAAAAAAGACACTCCAGTTAATGGAAACCCATGTTACTATTGTAAATTGAAGCGGAGACAAAAGCACGAAACAAGGACCCAAAAGGCTTTTCAGTCAATATATTTAgaacaatactatatgtaccaactttgaatacacaaataaatatatattaatatatgtcatcatgtaattgagtgttattttatcattaattcaaaatcattcaatcacataatgacacacatTAAGTGTATACCCATTTGTATACACAAAATAAGtccatatagttttattgatatatttatcatcCAAGGGctatgattttttaaacatgGAAAGAAAAAGGAACAGAGCACTTCCATAATAAATGCCAAGTCGCAAGGACAGATAACTAtataaacaaaaaccaaaactcACTATCTTTATCCTTGAGATTGAAGCCATCTTCTGGGGTTTTACCTGGACAAAAATAAAGAGTTCAAATGGTCATGTCAAGAAGTATGAAATGTTACATAAATTTTCTCTCTCATACACACAAAAACCTCCCAACTGATCTAGAAGTACAATACAGCTATCGgctcatcttttttcttttatggaaTTGGATGGAAATTAATGCTCACAGTTATAAATGGAAAAACAATCCTCTGGTAAATGTTACAGAAGCTCACAGACCGACACTATACAATAACCTTACCATTTTCGGGTACACAAGACATATCTTTTAATGATGAGGTCTTTGCTACACTAGCACCAAAAGAAAACTGTTCTGTAGGACATATAACTAGAGCTCTTGGATTCTCCCTAGGAATAAAAAGGGCATCTGCCTCTGGGGTGCTGGGGGCCTCTCCATCATCACTGAAAAAAGGAACCTGCATTCATCAATCAGGAAAGTTACGTGTATAACCAATATGGACAATCATTATCAATTAAGTTTTCACAAGTAGCATCCCACCTTCACACCATCATTCTTGGGATTATATTTCCTAGCAGGAAGCCTAATCTGCCTTTGTGACAAATGTCGAGAAGTCAATAAGGATGCTATTCTGACAGGAGCAGATTTTTCAACAACCTGATAGTAACCACAAGTGATTGTAACACAAATATTGAAGAAATAGTTGAAGTCAACCCAAACCCCTATAGTAGGCAAggcaaatttaaagaataataaatttaccgGCATGCTAGAAATTTCATATTGGATTGAAGGAGAAGTTCCAGTTCGGCCAATTGACATTTGAGGCATTGCAGGGAGTGTCCCAAATGGATTTGTGACCACAATAGGTTGCACGGTAACAAAACTCTGAGTGGCAGACCTGGTCAACAAAGGTATTGCAGTATGAATTCCCTCTGCTTTATAACAAATTTCAACTAAAGGAAGAGCAAATCAGAAAATCTTTTATTAGGACAACCATCACCAGAAACAATAACCAAGGGAAGGgaataggaaaagaaaaaatagacaaataaatGTGTGATAAACTAGTTCTACAAGAGTTTGAGATACCACACTCAATCTAAAAAGAATTGTTTGGATTTACATGCATATGTTATACTAAACAAGAGCTTAAGAAGGTGAGACATACGATTGTCCAAAGCTATTCTGACCAAGAGTGCCCAATGCACCAGTGACGTTACTTGTATTACCTGCTACAATGGCAGATAAGTTAATAAAGTCAGCATTATCAGGCAAAAAGCTTGAGCCCTGTTATGCATATCATAAACTAGtatgaagagaaaaaagaagctACCTGCATGTGTCTGACCCAGGTTGCTAAATCCAAAAGCACTAGCAGTTTGAGCAGTTTGACCCAGTTGAAATGGAATAGAAACAGAGGGCTAAAGTTgcaaacacaacaaaaataaaatttacataagaTTTTAACAGAAACTTCAAAATCCAAAATCACTGTCAACGGGCAAACTAACAAACAAGAAATTCCAACAGAATAAGATACTTGCAAGAATTAAGCTGAGACACCTGTGGGCATGTATTCAGAATTTTTAATTCCAAGAATGTTGTTctactgaaatttatattttgccAACACGTAAAGAATGGGCATATTCAATAGTCCATACCACTTGCATATCTGTCATCCACCATGAGACTCAATGGAGATAGACTGAGtgttatgtaattaaaattagaatggCAGATTGAAAGAAATGTACAGGACTCCTTCAACATACCAAAGCAGCAGAGAAAGACTTTCCAGTAATTGCCTAAAGAGCAATAAGCTCTAAAACTTTCTTCAAgacaaattacaaaaaataaacatCGTACTTTACTAAATATTAATTGGAGAACCATGCTTTAATATGACAATGAAAGAAATCAATTTTAGCGATTTCAAGAGTCACTTACAGTTGGTTGACCGAACAATGGTGTGCTAGAAGGAGCTAGTGATGGAGTACTTGAGAAAATGCCAGCAGAAAATCCAGTGGAAGGTGTGCTAAATAGATTTGAAGTACCAAACAAAGATGTAGTACTACTATTTCCAAATGAAGAAGTGGCCAGTCCAAAACCAGAACCTGTCTGTCCAGAGGCAGCAGAACTGAACAAAAGAGATGACTGAGTACCAAAATTCATGCTGGAGCCAAAGGATAAAATAGTACCCTGAGCAGCTGTACTATTGAAGACGGATGGCGATGAACCAAAAGTAGAGGGAGATGAATTGGCACCAAATGCAGAAGTTGATGTTGGTCCATGCCCAAATATGGAAGGAGCTGCAGATGAAGTTGATCCAAACGGATTGGGTGCAGATGATACACCAAAAGGAGAAGTACCAAATGCAGATGAAGTGGTGGTTCCAAAACTTGATCCGGTGAAAGTTGAAGTTTTGGGAGCAAATAGATTTGAAGATGTAGTGCTGGAAAAAGGACTAGCTGATGATGCCCCAAATACTGATGAAGAAGCAAAAGGGCTTGATGGAGCAGCTGATGAACTAAAGCCTATTCCCCCAGCAGATTGACCAGCAGGAAGTGGTCCAcctgaaattttgaattgtaaagtggaaaataaaatgaatcaGCCAATGTCACCACTTACAGCAACAAGAATAATTAAGGTTCTAGATTTCATCAACCTACCTTTATCTCCCAATTGATAATCCTCCCATCTCAGCTCCTCATGGCTTTTTTCTTTGTAGACAGGCATGGCAGATATTGACTCCAACTTTCCAGCAGGCTGAGTACTACTGCCAGTATCTGCTTCAGTTGTAGGAGTGTAAGCAACCACTCTACTTCCACCATGTTGGCCCCCAAAATTTGACTGCCCAAAGGCAGTGCTTCCAAATGTTGGTGTTGTTGCTTGGGATCCTGCATGATAGCATAccatagtaaaaaaaattattttgcctACTATTGATGATCataaaacaagaaatgaaagagaaatagAACATTGTAGGGTTAATGAGCTTCCCACCGACAGAAATGCTTCTCAGAAGATAaacaatcatatttatttaagaaaCTCACCAAATGGTGAACTCTGTGCCCCAAAAGGAGATGTACTGGTTCCAAATGGGCTGCTACCAAAAGCAGAAGTTGACTGGCCAAAAGCAGGAGAGGACCCAAAACTGAAAGATGCAGAACTAGATGCCCCAAAGGCAGGCATACTTGAAGCGCCAAATGCAGGAGTACTCGAAGCCCCGAAAGCAGGAGTGCTTGAAGCCCCAAAAGCAGGAGTGCTAGAGGCTCCAAATGCTAGGGTGCTCGATGACCCAAAAAGAGAGGTGCTTGAAGCCCCAAATGCTCCCCCAGAACCAAAAGCTGGGCCACTTGATGCACCAAATGAAGTTCCCATGCCCCCAAAGGCTGGAGTCCTGGTAGCACCAAAGGCTGGGGTACTTGCAGCCCCAAAGGCAGGGGTGCTTGTTGCACCATAAGCGGGAGTGCTAGTAGCACCAAATGCTGACTGACTTGTAGCACCAAAAGGTGTGGAGGAACCAAATAAACTGCTCCCAAATGCAGGCTGTGATTGCTGAGTCGTGCCTCCAAAAGGACTTGATTGAGTAGGAGTGGACCC
Above is a genomic segment from Mangifera indica cultivar Alphonso chromosome 3, CATAS_Mindica_2.1, whole genome shotgun sequence containing:
- the LOC123210073 gene encoding nuclear pore complex protein NUP98A-like isoform X4, with the protein product MFGSTNPFGQSSSSPFGTQSVFGQTNNASNNPFAPKPFGTTTPFGLTSSVFGGSSTGVFGTAQSSSPFSYTTTFGASSSPAFGSSMPAFGASSTPAFSSSSSAFGGSSVFSAKPTFGFGSTPTQSSPFGGTTQQSQPAFGSSLFGSSTPFGATSQSAFGATSTPAYGATSTPAFGAASTPAFGATRTPAFGGMGTSFGASSGPAFGSGGAFGASSTSLFGSSSTLAFGASSTPAFGASSTPAFGASSTPAFGASSMPAFGASSSASFSFGSSPAFGQSTSAFGSSPFGTSTSPFGAQSSPFGSQATTPTFGSTAFGQSNFGGQHGGSRVVAYTPTTEADTGSSTQPAGKLESISAMPVYKEKSHEELRWEDYQLGDKGGPLPAGQSAGGIGFSSSAAPSSPFASSSVFGASSASPFSSTTSSNLFAPKTSTFTGSSFGTTTSSAFGTSPFGVSSAPNPFGSTSSAAPSIFGHGPTSTSAFGANSSPSTFGSSPSVFNSTAAQGTILSFGSSMNFGTQSSLLFSSAASGQTGSGFGLATSSFGNSSTTSLFGTSNLFSTPSTGFSAGIFSSTPSLAPSSTPLFGQPTPSVSIPFQLGQTHAGNTSNVTGALGTLGQNSFGQSSATQSFVTVQPIVVTNPFGTLPAMPQMSIGRTGTSPSIQYEISSMPVVEKSAPVRIASLLTSRHLSQRQIRLPARKYNPKNDGVKVPFFSDDGEAPSTPEADALFIPRENPRALVICPTEQFSFGASVAKTSSLKDMSCVPENGKTPEDGFNLKDKDKNPLENGAVKEQLYPVKNDHKLNGVLNDRSVQIDDPHLTLGGHRAGEAAIVYEHGATIEALMPKLRRSDYDTEPRIQELAAKEGAEPGYCCCVKHFVVGRHGYGSIKFLGETDVRRLDLESLVQFNNREVIVYMDDGKKPPIGQGLNKPAEVTLLNIKCFDKKTGIQYTEGPKIDKYKEMLKRKAEEQGAEFLSYDPVKGEWKFRVNHFSEYKIEDEEGEEDQNGCVAPGC
- the LOC123210073 gene encoding nuclear pore complex protein NUP98A-like isoform X3, which codes for MFGSTNPFGQSSSSPFGTQSVFGQTNNASNNPFAPKPFGTTTPFGLTSSVFGGSSTGVFGTAQSSSPFSYTTTFGASSSPAFGSSMPAFGASSTPAFSSSSSAFGGSSVFSAKPTFGFGSTPTQSSPFGGTTQQSQPAFGSSLFGSSTPFGATSQSAFGATSTPAYGATSTPAFGAASTPAFGATRTPAFGGMGTSFGASSGPAFGSGGAFGASSTSLFGSSSTLAFGASSTPAFGASSTPAFGASSTPAFGASSMPAFGASSSASFSFGSSPAFGQSTSAFGSSPFGTSTSPFGAQSSPFGSQATTPTFGSTAFGQSNFGGQHGGSRVVAYTPTTEADTGSSTQPAGKLESISAMPVYKEKSHEELRWEDYQLGDKGGPLPAGQSAGGIGFSSSAAPSSPFASSSVFGASSASPFSSTTSSNLFAPKTSTFTGSSFGTTTSSAFGTSPFGVSSAPNPFGSTSSAAPSIFGHGPTSTSAFGANSSPSTFGSSPSVFNSTAAQGTILSFGSSMNFGTQSSLLFSSAASGQTGSGFGLATSSFGNSSTTSLFGTSNLFSTPSTGFSAGIFSSTPSLAPSSTPLFGQPTPSVSIPFQLGQTHAAGNTSNVTGALGTLGQNSFGQSSATQSFVTVQPIVVTNPFGTLPAMPQMSIGRTGTSPSIQYEISSMPVVEKSAPVRIASLLTSRHLSQRQIRLPARKYNPKNDGVKVPFFSDDGEAPSTPEADALFIPRENPRALVICPTEQFSFGASVAKTSSLKDMSCVPENGKTPEDGFNLKDKDKNPLENGAVKEQLYPVKNDHKLNGVLNDRSVQIDDPHLTLGGHRAGEAAIVYEHGATIEALMPKLRRSDYDTEPRIQELAAKEGAEPGYCCCVKHFVVGRHGYGSIKFLGETDVRRLDLESLVQFNNREVIVYMDDGKKPPIGQGLNKPAEVTLLNIKCFDKKTGIQYTEGPKIDKYKEMLKRKAEEQGAEFLSYDPVKGEWKFRVNHFSEYKIEDEEGEEDQNGCVAPGC
- the LOC123210073 gene encoding nuclear pore complex protein NUP98A-like isoform X2 produces the protein MFGSTNPFGQSSSSPFGTQSVFGQTNNASNNPFAPKPFGTTTPFGLTSSVFGGSSTGVFGTAQSSSPFSYTTTFGASSSPAFGSSMPAFGASSTPAFSSSSSAFGGSSVFSAKPTFGFGSTPTQSSPFGGTTQQSQPAFGSSLFGSSTPFGATSQSAFGATSTPAYGATSTPAFGAASTPAFGATRTPAFGGMGTSFGASSGPAFGSGGAFGASSTSLFGSSSTLAFGASSTPAFGASSTPAFGASSTPAFGASSMPAFGASSSASFSFGSSPAFGQSTSAFGSSPFGTSTSPFGAQSSPFGSQATTPTFGSTAFGQSNFGGQHGGSRVVAYTPTTEADTGSSTQPAGKLESISAMPVYKEKSHEELRWEDYQLGDKGGPLPAGQSAGGIGFSSSAAPSSPFASSSVFGASSASPFSSTTSSNLFAPKTSTFTGSSFGTTTSSAFGTSPFGVSSAPNPFGSTSSAAPSIFGHGPTSTSAFGANSSPSTFGSSPSVFNSTAAQGTILSFGSSMNFGTQSSLLFSSAASGQTGSGFGLATSSFGNSSTTSLFGTSNLFSTPSTGFSAGIFSSTPSLAPSSTPLFGQPTPSVSIPFQLGQTAQTASAFGFSNLGQTHAGNTSNVTGALGTLGQNSFGQSSATQSFVTVQPIVVTNPFGTLPAMPQMSIGRTGTSPSIQYEISSMPVVEKSAPVRIASLLTSRHLSQRQIRLPARKYNPKNDGVKVPFFSDDGEAPSTPEADALFIPRENPRALVICPTEQFSFGASVAKTSSLKDMSCVPENGKTPEDGFNLKDKDKNPLENGAVKEQLYPVKNDHKLNGVLNDRSVQIDDPHLTLGGHRAGEAAIVYEHGATIEALMPKLRRSDYDTEPRIQELAAKEGAEPGYCCCVKHFVVGRHGYGSIKFLGETDVRRLDLESLVQFNNREVIVYMDDGKKPPIGQGLNKPAEVTLLNIKCFDKKTGIQYTEGPKIDKYKEMLKRKAEEQGAEFLSYDPVKGEWKFRVNHFSEYKIEDEEGEEDQNGCVAPGC
- the LOC123210073 gene encoding nuclear pore complex protein NUP98A-like isoform X1, whose translation is MFGSTNPFGQSSSSPFGTQSVFGQTNNASNNPFAPKPFGTTTPFGLTSSVFGGSSTGVFGTAQSSSPFSYTTTFGASSSPAFGSSMPAFGASSTPAFSSSSSAFGGSSVFSAKPTFGFGSTPTQSSPFGGTTQQSQPAFGSSLFGSSTPFGATSQSAFGATSTPAYGATSTPAFGAASTPAFGATRTPAFGGMGTSFGASSGPAFGSGGAFGASSTSLFGSSSTLAFGASSTPAFGASSTPAFGASSTPAFGASSMPAFGASSSASFSFGSSPAFGQSTSAFGSSPFGTSTSPFGAQSSPFGSQATTPTFGSTAFGQSNFGGQHGGSRVVAYTPTTEADTGSSTQPAGKLESISAMPVYKEKSHEELRWEDYQLGDKGGPLPAGQSAGGIGFSSSAAPSSPFASSSVFGASSASPFSSTTSSNLFAPKTSTFTGSSFGTTTSSAFGTSPFGVSSAPNPFGSTSSAAPSIFGHGPTSTSAFGANSSPSTFGSSPSVFNSTAAQGTILSFGSSMNFGTQSSLLFSSAASGQTGSGFGLATSSFGNSSTTSLFGTSNLFSTPSTGFSAGIFSSTPSLAPSSTPLFGQPTPSVSIPFQLGQTAQTASAFGFSNLGQTHAAGNTSNVTGALGTLGQNSFGQSSATQSFVTVQPIVVTNPFGTLPAMPQMSIGRTGTSPSIQYEISSMPVVEKSAPVRIASLLTSRHLSQRQIRLPARKYNPKNDGVKVPFFSDDGEAPSTPEADALFIPRENPRALVICPTEQFSFGASVAKTSSLKDMSCVPENGKTPEDGFNLKDKDKNPLENGAVKEQLYPVKNDHKLNGVLNDRSVQIDDPHLTLGGHRAGEAAIVYEHGATIEALMPKLRRSDYDTEPRIQELAAKEGAEPGYCCCVKHFVVGRHGYGSIKFLGETDVRRLDLESLVQFNNREVIVYMDDGKKPPIGQGLNKPAEVTLLNIKCFDKKTGIQYTEGPKIDKYKEMLKRKAEEQGAEFLSYDPVKGEWKFRVNHFSEYKIEDEEGEEDQNGCVAPGC
- the LOC123210073 gene encoding nuclear pore complex protein NUP98A-like isoform X5, whose translation is MGTSFGASSGPAFGSGGAFGASSTSLFGSSSTLAFGASSTPAFGASSTPAFGASSTPAFGASSMPAFGASSSASFSFGSSPAFGQSTSAFGSSPFGTSTSPFGAQSSPFGSQATTPTFGSTAFGQSNFGGQHGGSRVVAYTPTTEADTGSSTQPAGKLESISAMPVYKEKSHEELRWEDYQLGDKGGPLPAGQSAGGIGFSSSAAPSSPFASSSVFGASSASPFSSTTSSNLFAPKTSTFTGSSFGTTTSSAFGTSPFGVSSAPNPFGSTSSAAPSIFGHGPTSTSAFGANSSPSTFGSSPSVFNSTAAQGTILSFGSSMNFGTQSSLLFSSAASGQTGSGFGLATSSFGNSSTTSLFGTSNLFSTPSTGFSAGIFSSTPSLAPSSTPLFGQPTPSVSIPFQLGQTAQTASAFGFSNLGQTHAAGNTSNVTGALGTLGQNSFGQSSATQSFVTVQPIVVTNPFGTLPAMPQMSIGRTGTSPSIQYEISSMPVVEKSAPVRIASLLTSRHLSQRQIRLPARKYNPKNDGVKVPFFSDDGEAPSTPEADALFIPRENPRALVICPTEQFSFGASVAKTSSLKDMSCVPENGKTPEDGFNLKDKDKNPLENGAVKEQLYPVKNDHKLNGVLNDRSVQIDDPHLTLGGHRAGEAAIVYEHGATIEALMPKLRRSDYDTEPRIQELAAKEGAEPGYCCCVKHFVVGRHGYGSIKFLGETDVRRLDLESLVQFNNREVIVYMDDGKKPPIGQGLNKPAEVTLLNIKCFDKKTGIQYTEGPKIDKYKEMLKRKAEEQGAEFLSYDPVKGEWKFRVNHFSEYKIEDEEGEEDQNGCVAPGC